A stretch of Mya arenaria isolate MELC-2E11 chromosome 14, ASM2691426v1 DNA encodes these proteins:
- the LOC128217563 gene encoding cytosolic 10-formyltetrahydrofolate dehydrogenase-like isoform X2: protein MKIAVIGQSVFGADVYKLLQKDGHEIVGVFTVPDVNGKPDPLAVAAQSDGIPVFKYKRWQIKKQPIPEVLAEYQKLGAELNVLPFCSQFIPMDVINFPKERSIIYHPSILPLHRGASAINWTLMQGDKVGGFSVFWADDGLDTGPILLQKKTYVAPNDTVDTIYNRFLYPEGVKAMGEAVRLIDTGMAPKIVQNEDGATYDAMMKKSNAVINWDQSAEAIHNWIRGCDKVPGAWATINGEQVTLYGSKMWNRMEPRGRSVEIQGASRPAIVHKNGMVVFGKDGKMVNISQVQMASGKMINANKFGRDDGGESKIELTSEEKTMIADLKKVWAGILNVDVEITTDFFKSGAGSMDVVRLVEEVKEKCNGVSLENDDVYMNTVFEDFCTCVVKRGRGIEDKEPFEFEAVKMRKNNMDLTIPYQLFIENEFMDSSDGKMFKTINPANEEVICEVSRGTPDDVNRAVEAAKEAFFEGPWGKMNARDRGKLMYRLADLMEEHKEELATLESIDSGAVYTLALKTHVGMSIDTFRYFAGWCDKIQGKTIPINHSTPNRNLTYTKREPIGVCGIVVPWNYPLMMLAWKMAACLAAGNVVLLKPAQVTPLTALKFAELSVKAGFPPGVINILPGPGSSIGQAMSEHPDIRKIGFTGSTPIGKTIMESCAKVNVKKVGLELGGKSPLIIFSDCDIDKAVRMACSAVFFNKGENCIAAGRLFVEDSIHDEFIKRVVAEVKKMKVGDPLNRSTDHGPQNHRAHLEKLVEFCDIGVKEGATLVYGGKQADMPGLFMTPTVFTDVEDDTMMAIEESFGPIMIVSRFMDGDIDGVIARANASEYGLASGVFTKDINKAMTVADGIKAGTVFVNTYNKTDVASPFGGFKQSGFGKDLGEEALNEYLQTKAVTVEYNM, encoded by the exons ATGAAGATAGCTGTGATTGGTCAGAGTGTGTTTGGGGCAGATGTGTACAAGCTTCTGCAGAAAGATGGACATGAGATAGTTGGTGTGTTTACCGTCCCTGATGTGAACGGAAAACCTGACCCGCTTG CTGTGGCAGCCCAGTCGGATGGTATTCCTGTTTTCAAGTACAAGCGTTGGCAGATAAAGAAACAGCCAATTCCTGAGGTTCTTGCAGAATACCAGAAACTGGGCGCAGAGCTCAATGTGCTACCGTTTTGCTCCCAGTTTATTCCCATGGACGTGATCAATTTTCCAAAGGAAAGGTCCATTATCTACCATCCATCCATACTACCACTGCATCGGGGAGCCTCTGCCATCAACTG GACCCTGATGCAGGGGGACAAGGTGGGAGGGTTTTCGGTATTCTGGGCGGACGATGGGCTCGACACCGGCCCCATTCTTCTCCAAAAGAAGACCTACGTGGCCCCTAACGACACCGTGGATACCATCTACAACAGGTTCCTCTATCCAGAAGGAGTGAAGGCTATG GGAGAGGCAGTGCGACTAATTGACACGGGAATGGCTCCCAAAATCGTGCAAAATGAAGATGGTGCCACCTACGATGCCATGATGAAAAAGAGCAACGCTGTG ATCAACTGGGACCAGAGTGCGGAGGCGATCCACAATTGGATCCGTGGCTGCGACAAAGTACCGGGAGCCTGGGCAACCATCAATGGAGAG CAAGTGACCTTGTATGGGTCCAAAATGTGGAACCGCATGGAGCCCCGTGGCCGCTCCGTGGAAATACAAGGGGCGTCCAGACCGGCCATAGTGCACAAAAATGGAATGGTCGTTTTTGGGAAGGATGGAAAAATG GTGAACATCAGCCAGGTGCAAATGGCCAGCGGGAAAATGATCAACGCAAACAAGTTTGGGCGAGATGATGGAGGTGAGAGTAAGATCGAGCTGACATCAGAGGAAAAGACAATGATTGCAGACCTGAAGAAAGTCTGGGCCGGAATACTCAACGTTGACGTGGAGATCACAACGGACTTCTTCAAGTCTGGAGCTGGTTCCATGGATGTCGTGAG GTTGGTGGAAGAGGTGAAGGAGAAATGTAACGGCGTCTCTCTCGAGAATGATGACGTCTACATGAATACAGTTTTTGAAGATTTCTGCACATGTGTTGTGAAGAGAGGACGTGGTATCGAGGATAAGGAACCCTTTGAATTTGAAGCA GTAAAAATGCGCAAGAACAACATGGATCTAACGATCCCATACCAGCTGTTCATCGAGAACGAGTTTATGGACTCCTCAGATGGGAAAATGTTCAAGACAATAAATCCTGCTAACGAGGAGGTGATATGTGAAGTCTCCCGGGGAACCCCGGATGACGTTAACAGGGCTGTTGAGGCTGCTAAG GAAGCCTTCTTTGAGGGACCATGGGGCAAGATGAACGCCAGAGACCGGGGCAAGCTCATGTACAG ACTTGCCGACCTGATGGAGGAACACAAGGAGGAGTTAGCTACCCTAGAGAGTATTGACTCGGGGGCTGTGTACACATTGGCTCTGAAAACACATGTCGGCATGTCCATTGACACTTTCCGATACTTTGCTGGATGGTGTGATAAGATACAG GGCAAGACAATTCCTATCAACCACTCGACACCTAACAGGAATCTGACGTACACGAAGCGGGAACCGATCGGTGTGTGTGGTATTGTGGTACCCTGGAACTACCCTCTCATGATGTTGGCATGGAAAATGGCTGCTTGTTTGGCAGCTGGAAACGTCGTCCTCCTGAAGCCTGCACAG GTGACTCCTCTGACAGCCCTGAAGTTTGCCGAGCTGTCAGTGAAGGCTGGATTCCCACCTGGTGTTATCAACATCCTGCCCGGCCCAGGATCCTCCATTGGTCAGGCCATGTCCGAACATCCTGACATCCGAAAGATAGGCTTCACCGGCTCCACCCCCATTGGAAAAACTATCATGGAGAG TTGTGCGAAGGTGAATGTAAAGAAAGTCGGGCTGGAGCTGGGAGGGAAGTCTCCGCTCATCATTTTCTCTGACTGTGATATTGACAAGGCTGTTAGAATG GCGTGTAGTGCAGTGTTTTTCAACAAGGGGGAGAATTGTATAGCCGCTGGTCGGCTGTTTGTAGAGGATTCGATACATGATGAATTCATCAAGAGAGTG GTAGCTGAGGTGAAGAAGATGAAGGTTGGTGACCCCTTAAACCGCTCCACTGATCATGGACCTCAGAACCACCGAGCCCACCTGGAAAAGCTGGTTGAGTTCTGTGATATTGGGGTCAAGGAAGGGGCCACGCTGGTATATGGAGGCAAACAGGCTGATATGCCAG GGTTGTTTATGACTCCGACAGTGTTTACTGACGTAGAGGATGACACAATGATGGCCATTGAGGAATCTTTCGGCCCTATCATGATAGTGTCCCGCTTTATGGATGG TGACATTGATGGAGTGATAGCAAGAGCTAATGCTTCAGAGTACGGCCTAGCATCTGGTGTATTCACAAAAGACATCAACAAGGCGATGACTGTTGCGGACGGAATCAAGGCGGGAACGGTGTTCGTAAACACCTACAACAAGACTGATGTCGCTTCTCCCTTTGGAGGATTCAAGCAGTCTGGATTCGGGAAGGATCTGG GTGAGGAGGCCCTCAACGAGTACCTCCAGACCAAGGCTGTTACCGTGGAGTACAACATgtaa
- the LOC128217563 gene encoding cytosolic 10-formyltetrahydrofolate dehydrogenase-like isoform X1: MLSAKQFVRHFSISQSLQRMKIAVIGQSVFGADVYKLLQKDGHEIVGVFTVPDVNGKPDPLAVAAQSDGIPVFKYKRWQIKKQPIPEVLAEYQKLGAELNVLPFCSQFIPMDVINFPKERSIIYHPSILPLHRGASAINWTLMQGDKVGGFSVFWADDGLDTGPILLQKKTYVAPNDTVDTIYNRFLYPEGVKAMGEAVRLIDTGMAPKIVQNEDGATYDAMMKKSNAVINWDQSAEAIHNWIRGCDKVPGAWATINGEQVTLYGSKMWNRMEPRGRSVEIQGASRPAIVHKNGMVVFGKDGKMVNISQVQMASGKMINANKFGRDDGGESKIELTSEEKTMIADLKKVWAGILNVDVEITTDFFKSGAGSMDVVRLVEEVKEKCNGVSLENDDVYMNTVFEDFCTCVVKRGRGIEDKEPFEFEAVKMRKNNMDLTIPYQLFIENEFMDSSDGKMFKTINPANEEVICEVSRGTPDDVNRAVEAAKEAFFEGPWGKMNARDRGKLMYRLADLMEEHKEELATLESIDSGAVYTLALKTHVGMSIDTFRYFAGWCDKIQGKTIPINHSTPNRNLTYTKREPIGVCGIVVPWNYPLMMLAWKMAACLAAGNVVLLKPAQVTPLTALKFAELSVKAGFPPGVINILPGPGSSIGQAMSEHPDIRKIGFTGSTPIGKTIMESCAKVNVKKVGLELGGKSPLIIFSDCDIDKAVRMACSAVFFNKGENCIAAGRLFVEDSIHDEFIKRVVAEVKKMKVGDPLNRSTDHGPQNHRAHLEKLVEFCDIGVKEGATLVYGGKQADMPGLFMTPTVFTDVEDDTMMAIEESFGPIMIVSRFMDGDIDGVIARANASEYGLASGVFTKDINKAMTVADGIKAGTVFVNTYNKTDVASPFGGFKQSGFGKDLGEEALNEYLQTKAVTVEYNM, translated from the exons TCCTTACAAAGGATGAAGATAGCTGTGATTGGTCAGAGTGTGTTTGGGGCAGATGTGTACAAGCTTCTGCAGAAAGATGGACATGAGATAGTTGGTGTGTTTACCGTCCCTGATGTGAACGGAAAACCTGACCCGCTTG CTGTGGCAGCCCAGTCGGATGGTATTCCTGTTTTCAAGTACAAGCGTTGGCAGATAAAGAAACAGCCAATTCCTGAGGTTCTTGCAGAATACCAGAAACTGGGCGCAGAGCTCAATGTGCTACCGTTTTGCTCCCAGTTTATTCCCATGGACGTGATCAATTTTCCAAAGGAAAGGTCCATTATCTACCATCCATCCATACTACCACTGCATCGGGGAGCCTCTGCCATCAACTG GACCCTGATGCAGGGGGACAAGGTGGGAGGGTTTTCGGTATTCTGGGCGGACGATGGGCTCGACACCGGCCCCATTCTTCTCCAAAAGAAGACCTACGTGGCCCCTAACGACACCGTGGATACCATCTACAACAGGTTCCTCTATCCAGAAGGAGTGAAGGCTATG GGAGAGGCAGTGCGACTAATTGACACGGGAATGGCTCCCAAAATCGTGCAAAATGAAGATGGTGCCACCTACGATGCCATGATGAAAAAGAGCAACGCTGTG ATCAACTGGGACCAGAGTGCGGAGGCGATCCACAATTGGATCCGTGGCTGCGACAAAGTACCGGGAGCCTGGGCAACCATCAATGGAGAG CAAGTGACCTTGTATGGGTCCAAAATGTGGAACCGCATGGAGCCCCGTGGCCGCTCCGTGGAAATACAAGGGGCGTCCAGACCGGCCATAGTGCACAAAAATGGAATGGTCGTTTTTGGGAAGGATGGAAAAATG GTGAACATCAGCCAGGTGCAAATGGCCAGCGGGAAAATGATCAACGCAAACAAGTTTGGGCGAGATGATGGAGGTGAGAGTAAGATCGAGCTGACATCAGAGGAAAAGACAATGATTGCAGACCTGAAGAAAGTCTGGGCCGGAATACTCAACGTTGACGTGGAGATCACAACGGACTTCTTCAAGTCTGGAGCTGGTTCCATGGATGTCGTGAG GTTGGTGGAAGAGGTGAAGGAGAAATGTAACGGCGTCTCTCTCGAGAATGATGACGTCTACATGAATACAGTTTTTGAAGATTTCTGCACATGTGTTGTGAAGAGAGGACGTGGTATCGAGGATAAGGAACCCTTTGAATTTGAAGCA GTAAAAATGCGCAAGAACAACATGGATCTAACGATCCCATACCAGCTGTTCATCGAGAACGAGTTTATGGACTCCTCAGATGGGAAAATGTTCAAGACAATAAATCCTGCTAACGAGGAGGTGATATGTGAAGTCTCCCGGGGAACCCCGGATGACGTTAACAGGGCTGTTGAGGCTGCTAAG GAAGCCTTCTTTGAGGGACCATGGGGCAAGATGAACGCCAGAGACCGGGGCAAGCTCATGTACAG ACTTGCCGACCTGATGGAGGAACACAAGGAGGAGTTAGCTACCCTAGAGAGTATTGACTCGGGGGCTGTGTACACATTGGCTCTGAAAACACATGTCGGCATGTCCATTGACACTTTCCGATACTTTGCTGGATGGTGTGATAAGATACAG GGCAAGACAATTCCTATCAACCACTCGACACCTAACAGGAATCTGACGTACACGAAGCGGGAACCGATCGGTGTGTGTGGTATTGTGGTACCCTGGAACTACCCTCTCATGATGTTGGCATGGAAAATGGCTGCTTGTTTGGCAGCTGGAAACGTCGTCCTCCTGAAGCCTGCACAG GTGACTCCTCTGACAGCCCTGAAGTTTGCCGAGCTGTCAGTGAAGGCTGGATTCCCACCTGGTGTTATCAACATCCTGCCCGGCCCAGGATCCTCCATTGGTCAGGCCATGTCCGAACATCCTGACATCCGAAAGATAGGCTTCACCGGCTCCACCCCCATTGGAAAAACTATCATGGAGAG TTGTGCGAAGGTGAATGTAAAGAAAGTCGGGCTGGAGCTGGGAGGGAAGTCTCCGCTCATCATTTTCTCTGACTGTGATATTGACAAGGCTGTTAGAATG GCGTGTAGTGCAGTGTTTTTCAACAAGGGGGAGAATTGTATAGCCGCTGGTCGGCTGTTTGTAGAGGATTCGATACATGATGAATTCATCAAGAGAGTG GTAGCTGAGGTGAAGAAGATGAAGGTTGGTGACCCCTTAAACCGCTCCACTGATCATGGACCTCAGAACCACCGAGCCCACCTGGAAAAGCTGGTTGAGTTCTGTGATATTGGGGTCAAGGAAGGGGCCACGCTGGTATATGGAGGCAAACAGGCTGATATGCCAG GGTTGTTTATGACTCCGACAGTGTTTACTGACGTAGAGGATGACACAATGATGGCCATTGAGGAATCTTTCGGCCCTATCATGATAGTGTCCCGCTTTATGGATGG TGACATTGATGGAGTGATAGCAAGAGCTAATGCTTCAGAGTACGGCCTAGCATCTGGTGTATTCACAAAAGACATCAACAAGGCGATGACTGTTGCGGACGGAATCAAGGCGGGAACGGTGTTCGTAAACACCTACAACAAGACTGATGTCGCTTCTCCCTTTGGAGGATTCAAGCAGTCTGGATTCGGGAAGGATCTGG GTGAGGAGGCCCTCAACGAGTACCTCCAGACCAAGGCTGTTACCGTGGAGTACAACATgtaa